A single region of the Ciconia boyciana chromosome 13, ASM3463844v1, whole genome shotgun sequence genome encodes:
- the ATP6V0C gene encoding V-type proton ATPase 16 kDa proteolipid subunit c, which yields MSSSASPEYASFFAVMGASAAMVFSALGAAYGTAKSGTGIAAMSVMRPELIMKSIIPVVMAGIIAIYGLVVAVLIANALSPSITLFKSFLQLGAGLSVGLSGLAAGFAIGIVGDAGVRGTAQQPRLFVGMILILIFAEVLGLYGLIVALILSTK from the exons ATGTCCTCCAGCGCCAGCCCCGAGTACGCCTCCTTCTTCGCTGTGATGGGCGCCTCGGCTGCCATGGTCTTCAGCG catTGGGAGCTGCATATGGAACAGCAAAGAGTGGCACGGGTATTGCAGCCATGTCTGTCATGAGGCCTGAGCTCATCATGAAGTCAATCATCCCTGTTGTCATGGCGGGTATTATAGCTATCTATGGCCTCGTAGTGGCAGTCCTCATTGCCAATGCTCTCTCACCTTCTATCACGCTATTCAA GAGCTTTCTTCAGCTGGGTGCTGGCTTGAGTGTGGGCCTCAGTGGTCTGGCTGCTGGCTTTGCCATTGGTATTGTGGGTGATGCAGGTGTACGGGGAACAGCACAGCAGCCCAGGTTATTTGTGGGCATGATCCTGATTTTGATCTTCGCTGAAGTTTTGGGTCTCTATGGCCTCATTGTTGCCCTTATCCTCTCCACAAAGTAA